One window of Rubrivirga sp. SAORIC476 genomic DNA carries:
- a CDS encoding PRC-barrel domain-containing protein: MNTLLSTSSLRNTTVVNRQGEDLGSIEDLMLDPQNGRIEYAVLDFGGFLGIGDKYFAVPLQAFDIDRSNERFVLDVTKERLESAPGFDKNDWPETANREFVEGVYDFYGQRDVYLRSRMTEPALAN, from the coding sequence CACCGTCGTCAACCGCCAGGGCGAAGACCTCGGGTCCATCGAGGACCTGATGCTCGACCCGCAGAATGGCCGCATCGAGTACGCCGTGCTCGACTTCGGCGGTTTCCTCGGCATCGGCGACAAGTACTTCGCGGTGCCGCTCCAGGCCTTCGACATCGACCGCTCGAACGAGCGATTCGTGCTCGACGTGACCAAGGAGCGCCTTGAGTCGGCCCCCGGGTTCGACAAGAACGACTGGCCGGAGACGGCCAACCGCGAGTTCGTCGAAGGCGTCTACGACTTCTATGGCCAGCGTGATGTGTACCTCCGCTCGCGCATGACCGAGCCGGCGCTCGCCAACTAG
- a CDS encoding DinB family protein, with product MSPLDAVRRRFRHHAWAGRTLVRVLEAHPVPEALRPFAHALAADRVWHRRLTGADTAGLEIWPTLDAAACRTLLAATTSDWRGFLGGLDDLDGTIQYQNSQGQPFESSVADVLDHVRLHAAHHRGQANAALRAAGVAPPALDLIVWARTPTAPRL from the coding sequence ATGTCCCCGCTCGACGCCGTTCGCCGACGCTTTCGTCACCACGCGTGGGCGGGACGTACCCTCGTGCGCGTGCTGGAGGCACACCCCGTCCCGGAGGCGCTCCGCCCGTTCGCGCACGCCCTCGCGGCGGACCGGGTGTGGCACCGCCGCCTGACCGGCGCCGACACGGCCGGGCTGGAGATCTGGCCCACGCTCGACGCGGCAGCCTGTCGCACCCTCCTCGCCGCGACCACGTCCGACTGGCGGGGCTTCCTCGGGGGTCTCGATGACCTCGACGGCACCATCCAGTATCAGAACTCGCAGGGCCAGCCGTTCGAGAGCTCCGTCGCCGACGTGCTCGACCACGTCCGGCTCCACGCTGCCCACCACCGAGGACAGGCCAACGCCGCCCTCCGGGCCGCCGGGGTCGCGCCTCCGGCCCTCGACCTGATCGTCTGGGCCCGTACTCCCACCGCCCCTCGTCTGTGA
- a CDS encoding deoxynucleoside kinase has product MQTDLSLSADDTPRRKLYVAVAGNIGAGKSTLTQILADTFGWAPFFESVDDNPYLADFYDDMRRWSFNLQVFFLSSRFKHQKEIEASPRSVVQDRSIYEDVEIFARNLHDMDLMDGRDHENYVELFSIMAGYLQPPDLLVYLRASVPTLVSHIQARGREFESSIRLDYLERLNELYEDWIDRYPYPKMVVETDNLDFVNEDEDRYEILSRIENRLFGLFPVEG; this is encoded by the coding sequence ATGCAGACCGACCTCAGCCTCTCCGCCGACGACACCCCGCGCCGCAAGCTCTACGTGGCCGTGGCCGGCAACATCGGGGCGGGCAAGAGCACGCTCACCCAGATCCTCGCCGACACGTTCGGCTGGGCGCCCTTCTTCGAGTCCGTCGACGACAACCCCTACCTCGCCGACTTCTACGACGACATGCGGCGCTGGAGCTTCAACCTCCAGGTCTTCTTCCTGTCGAGCCGCTTCAAGCACCAGAAGGAGATTGAGGCGTCGCCGCGGTCGGTGGTGCAAGACCGGTCCATCTACGAGGACGTCGAGATCTTCGCCCGCAACCTCCACGACATGGACCTCATGGACGGACGGGACCACGAGAACTACGTCGAGCTGTTCTCGATCATGGCGGGCTACCTCCAGCCGCCGGACCTGCTGGTCTATCTCCGCGCCAGCGTGCCGACGCTCGTGAGCCACATCCAGGCGCGCGGGCGCGAGTTCGAATCGTCCATCCGGCTCGACTACCTGGAGCGCCTCAACGAGCTCTACGAGGACTGGATCGACCGGTATCCGTACCCCAAGATGGTCGTCGAGACCGACAACCTGGACTTCGTCAACGAGGACGAGGACCGATACGAGATCCTGAGCCGCATCGAGAACCGGCTGTTCGGGCTGTTCCCGGTCGAGGGATGA
- a CDS encoding TonB family protein, with the protein MTLADLGRASVFALWLPVLVWSVVAVLAEAALRASRAGAPLSLPIRGAVLAALPLAFALPASLKALAPDAARAVTALTTEVTWLPGIAVGAQPVDVAPTLSGLDVVLGLVVVAAIGLAGIRLAHVAHAAWRAHTTRRRLPSASAEAAAAVETARIRFGVTRAVVAVEGPANTPPFTLGWRRPVVALPPDLRPEALEVAAAHEVAHVRRADYAWHAVQQVVEAVFAAHPLVGVLGRGLNLDRERAVDAAVLTACPDRRRAYADLLFSYAALPAPPLALGAAWGSSSLKTRIDAMTRPLSPARARLFGHLGRLLGLVVLAAAVAGATLASPSPAVATVTSTLAAPADTTDVVEVADEMPVLIGGLEGLMGRVEYPELQRRAGVEGRTVLQFVVSTEGTVEQLVVARSSGNDGLDEAAMAAVRPSRFEPGRVDGEPVRVRFAVPITFRLPAEAETVGQAEPAPRPQASDPEGDPDVMAVVDEQPRLIGGLAGLQERVTYPPLARDAGIEGQVIVQFVVDEQGSVQDAVVLRSPDDMLSEAALRAVREARFEPGRQGGVAVKVRFAVPITFRLPEVED; encoded by the coding sequence TTGACCCTCGCCGACCTCGGACGGGCGTCCGTGTTCGCCCTCTGGCTCCCGGTGCTCGTGTGGAGCGTCGTCGCCGTCCTGGCCGAGGCGGCGTTGCGCGCGAGCCGTGCCGGGGCGCCGCTGTCGCTCCCGATCCGCGGCGCGGTCCTGGCCGCGCTGCCGCTGGCCTTCGCGCTGCCCGCCTCGCTGAAGGCTCTCGCGCCGGACGCCGCGCGTGCCGTGACGGCCTTGACCACCGAGGTGACGTGGCTGCCCGGCATCGCCGTCGGCGCGCAGCCCGTCGACGTAGCGCCCACGCTGTCCGGACTCGATGTCGTGCTCGGCCTCGTGGTGGTGGCCGCCATCGGCCTCGCAGGTATTCGGCTGGCGCACGTCGCGCACGCGGCCTGGCGGGCCCACACGACGCGCCGACGCCTCCCGTCGGCTTCGGCGGAGGCCGCCGCTGCAGTCGAGACCGCCCGGATCCGGTTCGGCGTGACCCGCGCGGTCGTGGCCGTCGAGGGGCCGGCCAACACGCCCCCGTTCACGCTGGGCTGGCGCCGCCCTGTGGTGGCGCTCCCCCCCGACCTCCGCCCCGAGGCGCTGGAGGTCGCCGCCGCCCACGAGGTCGCCCACGTCCGCCGGGCCGACTACGCGTGGCACGCCGTCCAGCAGGTCGTCGAGGCTGTCTTCGCGGCCCACCCGCTCGTCGGAGTGCTGGGCCGTGGGCTCAACCTCGACCGCGAGCGCGCCGTCGACGCGGCCGTCCTCACGGCGTGCCCGGACCGTCGCCGCGCCTACGCCGACCTCCTGTTCTCGTACGCCGCCCTCCCGGCGCCCCCTCTCGCCCTCGGCGCCGCCTGGGGCTCCTCCTCCCTGAAAACCCGCATTGACGCCATGACCCGCCCCCTCTCCCCTGCCCGCGCTCGCCTCTTCGGCCACCTCGGCCGGCTCCTCGGCCTGGTCGTGCTCGCCGCCGCCGTGGCTGGCGCGACGCTCGCCTCCCCGAGTCCGGCCGTCGCGACCGTCACGTCCACCCTCGCCGCACCCGCCGACACGACCGACGTGGTCGAGGTCGCCGACGAGATGCCGGTGCTGATCGGCGGTCTGGAGGGCCTGATGGGGCGGGTCGAGTACCCCGAGCTTCAGCGCCGCGCAGGGGTCGAAGGCCGGACGGTCCTCCAGTTCGTGGTGAGCACGGAGGGTACGGTCGAGCAGCTCGTGGTGGCCCGGTCGTCGGGCAACGACGGCCTGGACGAGGCAGCGATGGCGGCCGTCCGCCCGTCGCGCTTCGAGCCCGGCCGCGTCGACGGCGAGCCCGTCCGCGTGCGCTTCGCCGTCCCGATCACCTTCCGGCTCCCGGCGGAGGCCGAGACAGTGGGACAGGCCGAACCGGCCCCCCGCCCGCAGGCCAGCGACCCCGAGGGCGACCCAGACGTGATGGCCGTCGTAGACGAGCAGCCTCGGTTGATCGGCGGTCTCGCGGGCCTGCAGGAGCGCGTCACGTACCCGCCGCTGGCCCGCGACGCCGGGATCGAGGGCCAGGTGATCGTCCAGTTCGTCGTCGACGAGCAGGGTAGCGTGCAGGACGCGGTCGTGCTCCGCTCGCCCGACGACATGCTCTCGGAGGCGGCCCTCCGCGCCGTCCGCGAGGCCCGCTTCGAGCCGGGGCGCCAGGGCGGCGTGGCCGTCAAGGTCCGCTTCGCGGTGCCGATCACCTTCCGCCTGCCCGAGGTCGAGGACTGA
- a CDS encoding BlaI/MecI/CopY family transcriptional regulator, whose protein sequence is MRNPLTPLGGTEMEVLREVWSLGRATARDVHDRVSARRKVAYTTVMTVIKNLADKGYLTFEQDGTAYVYTAARAPEEVRASVLGGILDKVFGGSTTSLVQALVQREALSDAERAEIRALIDGLDGPAPDSDA, encoded by the coding sequence ATGCGCAACCCCCTCACCCCCCTCGGTGGCACCGAGATGGAAGTCCTCCGCGAGGTCTGGTCCCTCGGCCGGGCCACCGCGCGCGACGTCCACGACCGCGTCTCCGCCCGCCGCAAGGTGGCCTACACGACAGTCATGACGGTCATCAAGAACCTCGCGGACAAGGGCTACCTGACCTTCGAGCAGGATGGCACCGCGTACGTCTACACGGCCGCTCGCGCCCCAGAAGAGGTTCGCGCGAGCGTGCTCGGCGGCATCCTCGACAAGGTCTTCGGCGGCTCCACGACGAGCCTCGTGCAGGCGCTCGTCCAGCGCGAGGCACTCAGCGACGCCGAGCGGGCCGAGATCCGCGCCCTCATCGACGGCCTCGACGGCCCCGCTCCCGACTCCGATGCCTGA
- a CDS encoding RNA polymerase sigma factor, whose product MPRRSRPDRTNAEWLADLASEGPALDAALRDLRPVLLRALHVTLAPRVDRGADALADDLVQDALLQVRDRAGQFRGDARFTTWAQKVAVHLAFSELRRKRWEDIPLDALVADPPAAPAPGADVAMANHEAVTMVRRLIAEELTERQSTALTAILNGVPMDDVARHLDTNRNALYKLLHDARLRLRKAFEARGLTPDDLLDDAT is encoded by the coding sequence GTGCCCCGGCGCTCCCGACCCGACCGAACCAACGCCGAGTGGCTGGCCGACCTCGCCTCCGAGGGGCCCGCCCTCGACGCGGCCCTGCGCGACCTCCGGCCGGTCCTCCTCCGGGCGCTCCACGTCACGCTGGCTCCCCGCGTCGACCGCGGCGCGGACGCCCTCGCCGACGACCTGGTGCAGGACGCCCTGCTGCAGGTCCGCGACCGGGCCGGGCAGTTCCGCGGCGACGCCCGGTTCACGACGTGGGCGCAGAAGGTGGCCGTCCACCTCGCCTTCAGCGAACTGCGCCGCAAGCGCTGGGAGGACATCCCGCTCGACGCCCTCGTCGCCGACCCCCCCGCGGCGCCCGCTCCCGGCGCCGACGTGGCGATGGCCAACCACGAGGCCGTCACGATGGTCCGCCGCCTCATCGCCGAGGAACTCACCGAGCGCCAGTCGACCGCGCTGACGGCGATCCTCAACGGCGTCCCGATGGACGACGTGGCTCGCCACCTCGACACGAACCGCAACGCCCTCTACAAGCTGCTCCACGACGCTCGCCTCCGCCTCCGCAAGGCGTTCGAGGCGCGCGGTCTCACCCCGGACGACCTCCTCGACGACGCGACCTGA
- a CDS encoding TerB family tellurite resistance protein — protein sequence MSDSVHPLEDLALLTLVVAHGTDAELDARETRALVHQLALMEPRLGHGEGAFDLSEWVHRAVEAYGALSVVELDDVVARLGAALDGTERTRALEALIRVAQADGVFHTMERTFLRHVAQVWGVTEAGEG from the coding sequence GTGTCTGATTCCGTCCATCCTCTCGAAGACCTCGCCCTGCTCACGCTCGTCGTCGCCCACGGCACCGACGCGGAGCTGGACGCGCGCGAGACCCGCGCGCTGGTCCACCAACTGGCGCTGATGGAGCCCCGTCTCGGGCACGGTGAGGGCGCGTTCGACCTGAGCGAGTGGGTCCACCGGGCCGTCGAGGCGTACGGGGCGCTCAGCGTCGTGGAACTGGACGACGTGGTGGCCCGCCTCGGGGCCGCGCTGGACGGCACCGAGCGGACGCGCGCCCTGGAAGCGCTCATCCGGGTCGCCCAGGCCGATGGCGTGTTCCACACGATGGAGAGGACCTTCCTGCGCCATGTCGCCCAGGTGTGGGGCGTGACCGAGGCGGGTGAGGGGTAG
- a CDS encoding amidase produces MIDRRRFLASASALAAGAALPVAAHPADAPHLGPEAVRPEGAALRDLTPDDLQTAAEVQGLDFTAADRELMLPDVTERLESLAAIRDAEPPNSVAPALVLDLSMGGRTMPGPGAGATVPMPSLSSRPADDRDLAFLSIPELGALLRRGAVTSVGLTELFLERLRTFDPILQCVVTRMPERALETARARDRELAAGVDRGPLHGIPWGAKDLLAAKGAPTTWGAEPYRDQEIDEDAVVVQRLEAAGAVLVAKLTLGALAWGDVWFGGRTKNPWNPDQGSSGSSAGPGAAVAAGLVPFAIGSETLGSIVSPSTRNGVTGLRPTTHRVPTTGAMALSWSMDKLGPMTRSAVDAALVFDAIRGPETGEDAAFPFDPSAPLSDLRVGTIVSTDPDDAGAEADFATMGVLRRLGVTPVEVALPDDLPISALSIILEAEASAAFDGLTRSRGVDRMVRQERNAWPNVFRHARFIPAVEYINANRIRTQLMQAMGELMSQIDVLVTPSFGNAGLLITNLTGHPAVAIPNALLPVDGFPDRRAPHSITFVAPLWGEHHALRLAHAVQEATEVHRQRPPVS; encoded by the coding sequence GTGATCGACCGCCGCCGCTTCCTCGCCTCCGCCAGCGCCCTCGCCGCGGGCGCCGCGCTCCCCGTCGCCGCCCACCCCGCCGACGCACCCCACCTCGGGCCCGAGGCGGTCCGGCCCGAGGGCGCCGCCCTCCGCGACCTGACACCCGACGACCTCCAGACGGCGGCCGAGGTGCAGGGCCTCGACTTCACCGCGGCCGACCGCGAGCTGATGCTGCCCGACGTGACGGAGCGGCTGGAGAGCCTCGCCGCCATCCGCGACGCTGAGCCGCCGAACAGCGTCGCCCCGGCCCTCGTGCTGGACCTGTCGATGGGCGGGCGGACGATGCCCGGCCCCGGAGCGGGCGCGACCGTCCCGATGCCGTCGCTGTCCTCTCGTCCGGCGGACGACCGCGACCTGGCCTTCCTGTCGATCCCCGAGCTGGGCGCGCTCCTCCGCCGTGGCGCCGTCACGAGCGTCGGCCTGACGGAGCTGTTCCTGGAGCGGCTGCGGACCTTCGACCCGATCCTCCAGTGCGTCGTGACGCGGATGCCAGAGCGGGCGCTGGAGACGGCGCGGGCGCGCGACCGCGAACTGGCGGCGGGCGTGGACCGCGGTCCGCTGCACGGCATCCCGTGGGGCGCGAAGGACCTGCTGGCGGCGAAGGGCGCGCCGACGACCTGGGGCGCCGAGCCCTACCGCGATCAGGAGATCGACGAGGATGCCGTCGTGGTGCAGCGCCTGGAGGCCGCGGGCGCCGTCCTCGTCGCCAAGCTGACGCTCGGCGCGCTGGCGTGGGGCGACGTGTGGTTCGGCGGGAGGACCAAGAACCCCTGGAACCCGGACCAGGGGTCGTCGGGGTCGAGCGCCGGGCCGGGCGCGGCGGTCGCTGCGGGCCTCGTGCCGTTCGCCATCGGCTCCGAGACGCTGGGCTCCATCGTCTCGCCGTCGACTCGCAACGGCGTCACCGGCCTCCGCCCGACCACCCACCGGGTCCCGACGACGGGCGCGATGGCGCTCTCGTGGAGCATGGACAAGCTCGGCCCGATGACGCGCAGCGCTGTCGACGCGGCGCTCGTGTTCGACGCCATCCGCGGGCCGGAGACGGGCGAGGACGCGGCCTTCCCGTTCGATCCGTCGGCTCCGCTCTCCGACCTACGCGTCGGCACAATCGTCTCGACGGACCCGGATGACGCGGGCGCCGAGGCGGACTTCGCCACGATGGGGGTCCTCCGCCGCCTCGGCGTTACGCCGGTCGAGGTGGCCCTGCCGGACGACCTGCCCATCTCGGCCCTCTCGATCATCCTCGAAGCCGAAGCCTCGGCCGCCTTCGACGGGCTGACGCGCTCGCGGGGCGTCGACCGGATGGTGCGGCAGGAGCGCAACGCGTGGCCCAACGTGTTCCGCCACGCGCGCTTCATCCCGGCTGTCGAGTACATCAACGCCAACCGCATCCGCACCCAGCTCATGCAGGCGATGGGCGAGCTGATGAGCCAGATCGACGTGCTGGTGACGCCCAGCTTCGGCAACGCGGGGCTGCTCATCACCAACCTCACCGGCCACCCGGCGGTCGCGATCCCGAACGCGCTCTTGCCGGTGGACGGCTTCCCGGACCGCCGGGCGCCGCACTCGATCACATTCGTGGCGCCGCTCTGGGGCGAGCACCATGCGCTCCGTCTCGCACATGCCGTCCAGGAAGCCACCGAGGTCCACCGCCAGCGCCCGCCGGTGAGTTGA
- a CDS encoding DNA-3-methyladenine glycosylase codes for MSPLPPSFYDRPTLAVARDLIGALLVYDSPDDGRLVGRVVETEGYRADDPAMHGWRATFGGDGFVRPIGRAADLFAAPGTAYVYRIHHTNWLLNVVTEPEGVAGGVLIRGVEPLEGEAAMTANRPASVRRRRDLTNGPGKLTQAFGINEAPGVPRSRFHGTDLTVPPLFFAAGEPVPDDRVAAGSRIGISRGIDLPYRFVEVGNPFVSPGLPSDVRVARKTGKRE; via the coding sequence ATGTCGCCGCTCCCCCCGTCCTTCTACGACCGCCCGACCCTCGCCGTCGCCCGCGACCTGATCGGCGCGTTGCTGGTGTACGACTCCCCCGACGACGGTCGCCTGGTGGGTCGCGTCGTCGAGACGGAGGGCTACCGCGCCGACGACCCGGCGATGCACGGCTGGCGGGCGACGTTCGGGGGGGACGGCTTCGTGCGCCCCATTGGCCGCGCGGCCGACCTGTTCGCCGCGCCGGGGACGGCGTACGTCTACCGGATCCACCACACGAACTGGCTGCTGAACGTGGTCACCGAGCCCGAAGGCGTCGCGGGCGGCGTGCTGATCCGGGGCGTGGAGCCGCTGGAAGGCGAGGCCGCCATGACCGCCAACCGGCCCGCCTCGGTGCGGCGGCGGCGGGACCTGACCAACGGGCCGGGCAAGCTGACGCAGGCGTTCGGCATCAACGAGGCGCCGGGCGTGCCGCGGAGCCGCTTCCACGGGACCGACCTCACGGTGCCGCCGCTCTTCTTCGCCGCCGGCGAGCCCGTGCCCGACGACCGCGTCGCGGCGGGCAGCCGGATCGGCATCTCGCGTGGCATCGACCTGCCCTACCGGTTCGTCGAGGTGGGCAACCCGTTCGTGTCGCCGGGCCTGCCCAGTGACGTGCGCGTGGCGCGCAAGACGGGGAAGCGGGAGTAG
- a CDS encoding DUF2254 domain-containing protein → MIPIHARTLALWDGVRASYWFLPSLMTVAAGILSFVLIGVDARVGPDWIAEVPFLFGNRPDGARSVLSTIAGSMIGVAGVTFSITIASVVYASGQYGPRLLTNFMDDRGNQITLGTFIATFLYCLLVLRTIRSAGDGDGLEFVPHIAILVGLGLAVASVGVLIYFIHHVPESIHVSNLIAGVGHDLGEKIGVLFPERVGEGATTREAERDDDALTEVPAGFYSDAVRIAADGDGYISGLDAEALLTLATENDLLVRIRHRPGDFVAAGDTLCLAWPPDRVSDEAAAGIRTAFAWGRQRSARQDVRFLVNELVEIAARALSPGVNDPFTAISCLDWLGAALKDLSDRDFPSAQRYDSAGQLRVVAYPTTFEDFVGGVFGQLRPYLAADRNAALHALKTLGEVAGRVTDDSRRAALRHQADAIYEGAQKALVLEADRASVRQRHHEVIRLLSGRLDYETATAQTDWIGGTA, encoded by the coding sequence GTGATCCCGATCCACGCTCGAACCCTCGCCCTCTGGGACGGCGTCCGCGCCAGCTACTGGTTCCTCCCGTCGCTGATGACGGTCGCGGCCGGGATCCTGTCGTTCGTCCTGATCGGCGTGGACGCGCGCGTGGGGCCCGACTGGATCGCAGAGGTGCCGTTTCTGTTCGGCAACCGGCCGGACGGCGCGCGGTCGGTGCTGTCTACCATCGCCGGGTCCATGATCGGGGTGGCGGGCGTGACGTTCTCGATCACGATCGCGAGCGTGGTCTACGCGAGCGGCCAGTACGGCCCGCGGCTGCTGACCAACTTCATGGACGACCGTGGCAACCAGATCACGCTCGGCACCTTCATCGCGACGTTCCTCTACTGCCTCCTCGTGCTGCGCACGATCCGGTCGGCGGGCGACGGCGACGGGCTGGAGTTCGTGCCCCACATCGCGATCCTGGTCGGCCTCGGGCTGGCCGTGGCCTCGGTGGGCGTGCTGATCTACTTCATCCACCACGTGCCCGAGAGCATTCACGTGTCGAACCTGATCGCAGGCGTCGGGCACGACCTGGGCGAGAAGATCGGCGTGCTGTTCCCTGAGCGGGTCGGCGAGGGCGCCACGACGCGCGAGGCCGAGCGCGACGACGACGCGCTGACGGAGGTCCCGGCGGGCTTCTACTCCGACGCCGTCCGCATCGCGGCCGACGGGGATGGCTACATCTCCGGGCTCGACGCCGAGGCGCTGCTGACGCTCGCCACGGAGAACGATCTGCTCGTCCGCATCCGCCACCGGCCTGGCGACTTCGTGGCCGCCGGCGACACGCTCTGCCTCGCGTGGCCGCCCGACCGGGTCTCCGACGAGGCGGCGGCCGGCATCCGGACGGCGTTCGCCTGGGGCCGCCAGCGGAGCGCCCGGCAGGACGTGCGCTTCCTCGTCAACGAACTCGTCGAGATCGCGGCGCGGGCGCTCTCGCCCGGCGTCAACGACCCGTTCACGGCCATCTCGTGCCTCGACTGGCTCGGGGCTGCGCTCAAGGACCTCTCCGACCGCGACTTCCCCAGTGCCCAACGGTACGACTCGGCGGGCCAGTTGCGGGTCGTCGCGTACCCGACCACCTTCGAGGACTTCGTCGGGGGCGTGTTCGGCCAGCTCCGCCCCTACCTCGCTGCCGACCGCAACGCCGCGCTGCACGCGCTCAAGACGCTCGGCGAGGTCGCCGGACGCGTCACCGACGACAGCCGTCGCGCGGCCCTCCGCCACCAGGCCGACGCGATCTACGAGGGCGCCCAGAAGGCGCTCGTGCTGGAGGCCGACCGGGCGTCGGTCCGGCAGCGTCACCACGAGGTCATCCGCCTCCTCTCCGGCCGCCTCGACTACGAGACGGCGACGGCGCAGACCGACTGGATCGGCGGGACGGCTTGA
- a CDS encoding aspartate ammonia-lyase, whose amino-acid sequence MSVRIETDSLGEVRVPADALYGAQTQRAKENFPVSSLRFPRRFIEALGTVKAAAARANKHLGLLDDAKADAIAAAALRVREGELDDQFVLDIFQTGSGTSTNMNANEVIAHVATDALGGDASVHPNDDVNYGQSSNDVIPTAMHVAARVALAEDLLPALDRFATALEAKAVEFDDVLKSGRTHLMDATPVRLGQEFGGYAAQVRKGIQRVERAGDELAELALGGTAVGTGINRPEAFPEAAIAEISEITGVAFREADNHFEAQAAKDAYVSAAGALNTLAVSLMKIANDIRHLSSGPTSGLSEIQLPAIQPGSSIMPGKVNPVMSEAMMMVGARVMGNAVTITVGGQHGNFELNVMMPVMAHAMLESIEALSGILDAFRERCLEGITANRARAQELLEKNPSIATALNADIGYDMASKVAKKSAAEGRSVRDVLTEMDLIPAERIDEVLDVRSMTEPGIPGE is encoded by the coding sequence ATGTCCGTCCGCATCGAAACCGACTCGCTCGGCGAGGTCCGAGTCCCCGCCGACGCCCTCTACGGCGCCCAGACTCAGCGCGCGAAGGAGAACTTCCCCGTCTCGTCGCTTCGCTTCCCGCGCCGCTTCATCGAGGCGCTCGGGACGGTCAAGGCCGCCGCGGCCCGCGCCAACAAGCACCTCGGCCTGCTCGACGACGCGAAGGCGGACGCCATCGCCGCCGCCGCGCTCCGCGTCCGGGAGGGCGAGCTGGACGACCAGTTCGTGCTGGACATCTTCCAGACCGGCTCGGGCACATCGACCAACATGAACGCCAACGAGGTCATCGCGCACGTCGCGACGGACGCGCTCGGCGGCGACGCCTCGGTCCACCCCAACGACGACGTCAACTACGGGCAGTCGTCGAACGACGTGATCCCGACGGCCATGCACGTCGCCGCGCGCGTGGCGCTGGCGGAGGACCTGCTCCCCGCGCTCGACCGCTTCGCGACCGCGCTGGAGGCCAAGGCCGTCGAGTTCGACGACGTGCTCAAGTCGGGGCGGACGCACCTGATGGACGCCACGCCGGTCCGCCTCGGGCAGGAGTTCGGCGGGTACGCCGCGCAGGTCCGCAAGGGCATTCAGCGGGTCGAGCGCGCGGGCGACGAGCTGGCCGAGCTGGCGCTCGGCGGCACGGCCGTCGGCACCGGCATCAACCGCCCTGAGGCGTTCCCCGAGGCGGCCATCGCCGAGATCTCCGAGATCACGGGCGTCGCCTTCCGCGAGGCCGACAACCACTTCGAGGCGCAGGCCGCCAAGGACGCCTACGTCTCGGCCGCGGGCGCGCTCAACACGCTCGCCGTGTCGCTGATGAAGATCGCCAACGACATCCGGCACCTGTCCTCCGGCCCGACCTCCGGCCTCTCGGAGATCCAGCTCCCCGCCATCCAGCCGGGCTCGTCGATCATGCCGGGCAAGGTCAACCCCGTGATGAGCGAGGCCATGATGATGGTCGGCGCGCGGGTCATGGGCAACGCGGTCACGATCACCGTCGGCGGCCAGCACGGCAACTTCGAGCTCAACGTGATGATGCCGGTCATGGCCCACGCCATGCTGGAGTCCATCGAGGCGCTCTCGGGCATCCTCGACGCCTTCCGCGAGCGCTGCCTGGAGGGCATCACGGCCAACCGCGCCCGCGCGCAGGAGCTGCTGGAGAAGAACCCCTCCATCGCGACCGCCCTCAACGCCGACATCGGCTACGACATGGCGAGCAAGGTGGCCAAGAAGTCGGCCGCCGAGGGCCGCTCCGTCCGCGACGTGCTGACGGAGATGGACCTGATCCCGGCCGAGCGCATCGACGAGGTGCTGGACGTGCGCAGCATGACCGAGCCCGGCATCCCGGGCGAGTGA